The Rhodohalobacter sp. SW132 genomic sequence CAGAAATGGAGAAGGCTGATGTTGTGATTAATCTTGCCGGAGAAAACCTGTTCGGCAAACGATGGACAGATGAGGTGAAAAAGCGGCTGTACAACAGCCGGATTGATCTCACGAAAAAACTTGTAGATGCGATGGGCAAGGCATCCAATCCACCGTCGCTTTTCATTTCAGCTTCCGGTATTAATTATTATGGAGACTCAGGTGATAAGGTACTCACCGAAGAATCGCCAGCCGGGAATGATTTTTTGGCAAAACTATGTGTGGATTGGGAAGCTGAAGCACTTAAAGCGGAACAGCACAACGTAAGAGTTGCAATACCAAGAATTTCTCCCGCCCTTGAAGATGATGGCGGTATGATTGAACAGATGAAGCTGCCTTTTAAAATGTTTGTCGGCGGACCGCTCGGCAGAGGAACGCAATATTTGTCATGGATTCATATGAATGATCTTTGCAGTTCCATTCTTTTTCCGATGAAGAAACCTGAATTCTCAGGACCTTACAATGCTTGTTCACCTAACCCGGTTACCATGCGTGAACTTGCAACTGCGATGGGAAATGTGCTCAAACGCCCATCACTCTTCAAAGTGCCGGAATTCGCTCTCAATACAGTTTTGGGTGAAGCGGCAACACCGGTGTTATCAAGTGTAAGAGCTCAGCCGAAGCGTCTGCAACAAGCAGGATTTGAATTTGAGTACGAAGATCTCGATTATGCTTTGGCAGATATTTTATAGGGATTTTCGTTTACATTAAGTTCTGAAAATGGTTATCTTAAAAATCTGGGGCAAGTTCCATACAGTCAGCTCCCTGTGAACTCCGTCAGGGTCGGAAGGCAGCAGCGGTAGCAGGTCGTAGCGGCGTGATATGGGTAGCTTGCCCCTCTTTTTTATCTCATCTTTTTTTGATCTGCTACTTTCCCTATGTCCCTTTTCAATTTTATGGGTTACGCTGAACTCGGTAACCTAATAGAAATCATTTCCTGATACTTTTTGGTGTCAAAAAGTATCCAAAAACCACCGGGCTGTGCCATTGTTCGATCGGAGGTTTCCCTCCGCTATGAGATGTATTAAGCAATGGTCCGCGACTCTCAGATAAAGTTTGAAAGATCCGGCCGGAGTGCTTTATACAAGCAATCTCATACGCTCCGTTCAACCTAATCACCTCACTCACACTGGCAAGGCCGGTTTATTTCAGCTCTTTTTTATTAGAATTTGTCTAAAAAGTAAATCTTAAAATAGGACAGAGAAAAGATATTCGATCTTGATTTTTAGAACATCTAATCACATTCGATAGCAAGTTGAATACTGTCGCCTGCCCCGATTTTTTCGGGGACAGCAAAAAAGTAACAGGCTATTGTAATTGTTGCGATTGCGACCACATGATTTCGCCCTACCCATACAAAATAGAATAGAGCCCTCCTTTTTCACTGATCAGCCAAGTTTTTGTTCGATATCTTTTGCAATCTGATCTGCATGAACCCGGGTATTTTCGATAAACAAACGGCTGGTGTCCATCCCGCCGCAGACAACTCCGGCCACGTACATTCCGGGCCGATTGGTTTCCAGGCTCTCTTCTCTGTAGACCGGCATTTTCACATCATCATCGGTCAACTCAATCTCAAGAGATTCCATCAATCCGTAATGCGGCCGGTAACCGGTCATCGCCAGCACAAAATCATTCTTTAGCGTTTTTTTACCGTCTGGTGTTTTGATATCCACCTCTTTTTCCCGGATTTCCAGCACTTCGGAATTAAAATATCCAATGATGGATTCTTCCTTAATCCGGTTTTCGATATCCGGTTTTACCCAGTATTTGATGGAATCTTTCAGAGAATCATTCCGAACCAGAATTGAAACATCTGCTCCCGAGCGGTAG encodes the following:
- a CDS encoding TIGR01777 family oxidoreductase, with the translated sequence MNNEKQILITGGTGFIGSYLGEDLMRDGHYLTLITRSPEKYAEQSAQNHRYIGWDDNLAAEMEKADVVINLAGENLFGKRWTDEVKKRLYNSRIDLTKKLVDAMGKASNPPSLFISASGINYYGDSGDKVLTEESPAGNDFLAKLCVDWEAEALKAEQHNVRVAIPRISPALEDDGGMIEQMKLPFKMFVGGPLGRGTQYLSWIHMNDLCSSILFPMKKPEFSGPYNACSPNPVTMRELATAMGNVLKRPSLFKVPEFALNTVLGEAATPVLSSVRAQPKRLQQAGFEFEYEDLDYALADIL